In Spinacia oleracea cultivar Varoflay chromosome 5, BTI_SOV_V1, whole genome shotgun sequence, a single window of DNA contains:
- the LOC110789778 gene encoding LRR receptor-like serine/threonine-protein kinase FLS2 — translation MPSRNTMVHLTTYILVIFCFTATVLSAETKLQVEAEALKALKNSITNDPLGYLSGWNSSISHHCNWTGISCDLSTSSVIAISLTEKQLEGKISTCVGNLSKLQVLDLTSNAFFGHIPAQLGNCFQLIELTLFDNSFSGTIPPQLGNLQNLQSLDLGNNLLNGSIPDTITNCIALVALGLNSNKFTGNIPSNIGKIESLRVFIGYSNSFEGPLPNSVGKLTALRVLDLSQNQLSGEIPSWIGNLKSLETLQLFENSFFGEIPPEIGQCKNLTLLNMYSNKFVGRIPPEFGNLLNLQMLRLYKNKLTSVIPKSLFNCKALTHLEISMNELSGQIPSTIGSLLSLEMLMLHSNNFTGSIPSSLTNLINLTYFSASFNFLTGEIPSDIGKLYNLKNLTLNQNLLSGPLPSSITNCTQLLVASLSFNKLTGELPHGLGKLSNMTFFSVGNNAMFGNIPDDIFDCNNLETLDLGRNNFSGPLKPSIGKMSSLRRLQLHLNSFTGQIPPEIGNISRLFTIQIGGNRLSGRVPHEISKLSLLQDLALQDNALDGEIPEELFQLKQLTILELQNNQLSGRFTDSLSKLELLSTLNLGGNKFHGPIPTSMAKLRRLTMLDLSNNNLNGSVPGLVFASIKGLQTYLNLSHNSLSESIPEEIGTLEMVQSIDMSHNNFSGPVPVTLKGCRNLLNLDLSVNELSDRLQDGTFDDTNPLTSINLSRNQLNGPIPASLAKLTQLNSLDLSQNQLHGVIPENLNDLKNLKFLNLSNNQLEGPIPQYGVLRNFPGSCFAGNKGLCGTKLLGSCTKKRFSSSLHKKTLLILIPLLCASVLLFIVLVTLFYKQKQRTKKRSIKEIETVDVDNAGSLTIKRFNSRDIEIATDYFSESRVLGSSSLSTVYQGKLEDGKIVAIKKLNLVEFAAESNKCFYREAKILSQLRHRHLVKVIGYAWESRKLKALVLEYMENGNLEQIIHDPSADVSKWTLSKRIEVCISIAKGLAYLHSGYDFPIIHCDLKPSNILLDGDWEAHVSDFGNSRILGVHLPCDSNSTTASAFKGTIGYMAPEFAYMRTLTTKVDTYSFGIVIMELFMKQRPTGLKDEGGLPLTLRHLVERAMAEEKPLQVIDPDLTSSITRNEEDIVTEILNLALSCTSLSPEKRPDMNLVLSNLIKLETAVWCQNNDSNSFK, via the exons atgCCGTCTAGAAATACCATGGTTCACCTCACCACTTATATTCTAGTGATTTTCTGTTTTACAGCAACAGTTTTATCAGCAGAAACTAAGCTGCAGGTTGAAGCAGAAGCATTAAAGGCGTTGAAGAATTCGATCACCAACGACCCTCTTGGTTATCTCTCCGGATGGAATAGTAGCATCAGCCATCACTGCAACTGGACTGGTATCTCATGTGACCTTTCCACAAGCAGTGTGATTGCAATATCATTGACAGAGAAGCAGCTCGAGGGGAAAATCTCAACTTGTGTTGGTAACTTATCCAAACTTCAGGTTCTTGATCTGACATCTAATGCTTTTTTTGGTCATATTCCTGCTCAACTTGGGAACTGTTTTCAGCTAATAGAGCTTACCCTCTTTGACAATTCTTTTTCTGGCACCATTCCTCCTCAACTAGGCAACCTTCAGAACTTGCAATCATTAGACTTAGGAAACAACTTACTCAATGGAAGTATACCTGATACCATCACTAACTGTATAGCTTTAGTTGCACTTGGACTCAACTCCAACAAATTCACTGGTAATATTCCATCCAACATAGGAAAGATTGAATCTTTACGAGTTTTTATTGGTTATAGCAACAGCTTTGAAGGTCCCCTTCCTAATTCCGTAGGAAAGCTGACCGCATTGCGTGTTTTAGACCTGAGTCAAAACCAACTATCAGGTGAAATTCCTTCTTGGATAGGgaacttgaaaagtttggaaacaCTTCAGCTTTTTGAGAACTCATTTTTTGGAGAAATCCCACCTGAAATTGGGCAGTGCAAGAACCTTACCCTTCTCAACATGTATAGCAACAAATTTGTGGGAAGAATCCCTCCTGAGTTTGGGAATTTACTCAACCTGCAAATGTTAAGGTTGTACAAAAATAAGCTGACTTCAGTAATACCAAAATCTTTGTTCAATTGTAAGGCATTAACACATTTGGAGATATCAATGAATGAGTTAAGTGGACAAATACCTTCTACAATCGGATCATTACTGTCATTAGAGATGTTGATGCTGCACTCAAATAATTTCACTGGTTCAATTCCATCTTCTTTGACCAACCTGATAAACCTGACTTATTTCTCAGCAAGTTTCAATTTCCTAACAGGGGAAATACCATCTGATATTGGGAAGCTTTATAACTTGAAGAACCTTACCTTGAATCAAAACCTACTAAGCGGCCCACTTCCTTCTAGTATAACCAATTGTACACAACTTCTTGTGGCAAGCCTTAGTTTCAATAAGTTAACTGGTGAACTCCCACATGGTTTAGGGAAGTTATCTAACATGACATTCTTTTCCGTAGGAAACAATGCCATGTTTGGGAACATACCAGATGATATCTTTGACTGCAATAATCTTGAAACTCTTGATTTGGGTAGAAACAACTTTAGTGGACCACTGAAGCCAAGTATCGGAAAAATGAGTAGTCTTAGAAGGTTACAACTTCATTTGAATTCATTTACAGGCCAGATTCCACCAGAAATTGGTAATATTAGCAGATTATTTACAATTCAAATAGGTGGAAACAGATTGTCAGGCCGAGTTCCACATGAAATCTCCAAgctctctctcctccaagaTCTAGCCTTGCAGGACAATGCACTAGATGGTGAGATTCCAGAGGAGTTGTTCCAACTCAAACAGCTTACTATTCTTGAGTTGCAGAACAACCAGTTAAGTGGTCGATTTACAGATTCTCTCTCAAAACTCGAGCTTCTTTCAACCTTAAACCTAGGAGGAAACAAATTTCATGGCCCCATCCCAACCAGCATGGCTAAACTTAGACGTCTGACAATGTTGGATCTCTCCAACAACAATCTCAACGGGTCAGTTCCAGGACTAGTTTTTGCAAGCATCAAGGGATTGCAAACTTACCTCAACTTATCACACAATTCACTGTCTGAATCAATTCCTGAAGAAATTGGTACGTTAGAAATGGTACAGTCCATCGACATGTCACATAATAATTTCTCTGGACCAGTTCCAGTAACACTCAAAGGCTGCAGAAACCTGTTAAACCTCGATTTATCAGTAAATGAGCTTTCTGATCGTCTCCAAGATGGAACATTTGATGATACAAATCCTCTTACAAGCATAAACCTGTCAAGGAACCAGCTCAATGGTCCGATTCCAGCAAGTTTGGCAAAGCTGACACAGCTGAATTCACTTGACCTTTCACAAAACCAATTACATGGAGTGATCCCAGAAAATctcaatgaccttaaaaatttaaaatttcttAATCTCTCCAACAATCAGCTTGAAGGTCCTATCCCTCAATATGGTGTACTCCGAAACTTCCCTGGATCATGTTTTGCAGGAAACAAAGGGCTCTGTGGAACCAAACTGCTTGGCTCTTGCACCAAGAAGAGATTCTCCAGTTCTTTGCACAAGAAAACGCTATTGATTTTGATACCCCTATTGTGTGCATCAGTTTTATTATTCATTGTCCTTGTCACCCTATTTTATAAGCAGAAACAGCGCACTAAAAAGAGAAGTATTAAAGAAATTGAGACGGTTGATGTAGATAATGCAGGATCTTTAACAATCAAGAGATTCAATTCAAGGGATATTGAAATTGCTACTGATTACTTCAGTGAAAGCCGTGTTCTAGGTAGCAGCAGTTTAAGCACTGTTTACCAGGGAAAATTGGAAGATGGGAAAATAGTGGCTATAAAGAAGTTAAATTTGGTAGAGTTTGCAGCAGAATCTAACAAGTGTTTTTACAGAGAAGCCAAAATCTTGAGCCAGCTAAGACACAGACACTTGGTTAAGGTGATTGGCTATGCTTGGGAAAGCAGAAAGTTGAAGGCATTAGTTCTAGAATACATGGAGAATGGGAACTTAGAACAGATAATCCATGATCCTTCAGCAGATGTCTCAAAATGGACGTTATCAAAGAGAATTGAAGTTTGTATCTCGATTGCTAAAGGGTTGGCTTACTTGCATTCAGGATACGACTTTCCCATAATTCACTGTGACTTGAAGCCTTCAAATATTCTGTTGGATGGAGATTGGGAAGCCCATGTCAGTGACTTTGGAAATTCTCGGATACTGGGTGTCCATCTTCCATGTGATAGTAACAGTACCACTGCATCAGCATTTAAAGGAACAATTGGCTACATGGCACCAG AATTTGCATATATGAGGACTCTGACGACCAAAGTAGATACATACAGTTTTGGAATTGTAATCATGGAGTTATTCATGAAACAAAGGCCAACAGGTCTTAAAGATGAGGGGGGATTACCACTAACCTTGCGCCATCTGGTAGAGAGGGCAATGGCTGAAGAGAAGCCACTTCAAGTTATTGACCCTGATTTAACTTCAAGTATCACAAGAAATGAAGAAGACATTGTCACAGAAATTCTTAATCTAGCATTGTCCTGCACCTCCTTATCTCCTGAAAAACGACCTGACATGAACTTGGTGCTGTCAAACCTTATAAAACTAGAAACCGCTGTTTGGTGTCAAAACAATGACAGTAATTCATTCAAGTAG
- the LOC110789779 gene encoding LRR receptor-like serine/threonine-protein kinase FLS2, whose protein sequence is MASHKSTCLPTFLILLLLCAVATTVLSVKTNLEVELEALNSFKKSVTEDPFDSLSDWTATIHYCNWTGISCNSSSTNVVEISLGEKKLKGRLSSSLGYLSHLQVLDLSDNLFYGSVPPELGNCSQLMKLSLHQNVLSGPIPPALGNLLSLTYLDLGNNFFSGSIPDSITNCTSLEQIGLSSNNLTGNIPSNIGNLAFLQIFIAYSNTLEGPIPESIGKLTALTLLDLSGNQLSGMIPPSIGNLTSLQTFQLMENQLTGNIPPEIARCKNLTTLSLYSNNIKGSIPPELGNLLNLQALTLHKNKLTSIIPKSLANCKYLTILDLSSNQLSGIIPPEIGSLPLLEVLYLQVNNLTGPVPSSLTNLTNLQLFSASVNSLTGIIPSDIGKLSNLKNISLSNNLLSGPIPSSITNCSNLLSASLSYNMLTGKIPEGLGRLLNITFFSIGNNFISGDIPDDLFDCFNLETLDLASNNLSGTLKPRVGKMNKLRKLQLFQNSFTGQIPPEIGNLTMVISLRLHTNRFAGRVPAELSKLSLLQALSLNDNALEDEIPQELFRLKQLNILKLQNNQFRGQIAESYSEMKLLSALDLSGNNFNGSIPREVFEQSQLTSLDLSRNNFTGSIIASMRSSLMYLNLSHNSLSETIPQDIGTLQMAEVIDISNNDLSGKIPASLKSCRNLLVLDMSRNKLSGPLGEVFSDMEFLTNLNLSQNQINGKIPTSLSNLKHLSALNLSWNHLEGEIPEKFNALSSLKHLNLSYNQLEGPVPQSGIFKNLPASSLTGNKGLCGTKFFASCTERSHGKSRQSLSRKARLIMIPLVCTSALLLFVLGIMSYKQCQKKKELKEREVCRADYTAPLILQRFDPKDIETATDFFSQQNIIGSSSLSTVYKGRLEDGQIVAIKKLNLQQFAEEFDKYFYREAKILSQLRHRNLVKVIGYAWESRKLKALVLEYMEQGNLEQIIHDPSVDRSIWTLSTRIDVCISIAEAIAYLHSGYDFPIIHCDLKPSNILLDGDWQAHVGDFGMARMLGVHLDNGGSVSSASAFEGTIGYMAPEFAYMRTVTTKVDIFSLGVIIMEYLTAKRPTSLAEEDGLPVTLNHIVERAILQDKLLQVIDPALLSSITRDQEKAAKELFKLALICTSSAPEQRPDIKYLLTSLKKLNVQQARRN, encoded by the exons ATGGCATCCCACAAATCTACTTGCTTACCCACTTTTCTTATACTACTACTACTTTGCGCCGTAGCAACAACTGTTTTATCAGTAAAAACTAACCTTGAGGTAGAACTAGAAGCCTTAAATTCCTTCAAGAAGTCTGTCACTGAAGATCCTTTTGATTCACTCTCTGACTGGACTGCCACAATACACTATTGCAACTGGACCGGCATTTCCTGCAACTCATCTTCAACCAATGTAGTTGAGATTTCTCTTGGAGAGAAGAAGCTCAAAGGAAGACTCTCCAGTTCCTTGGGATACCTTTCCCACCTCCAGGTACTTGATCTATCCGATAATTTATTCTATGGTTCAGTTCCTCCTGAGCTGGGAAACTGTTCTCAGCTCATGAAGTTGAGCCTTCATCAGAATGTCCTCTCTGGGCCAATACCGCCAGCATTGGGTAACCTCCTGAGTTTGACATACCTTGACTTGGGTAACAATTTCTTCTCTGGAAGCATCCCAGACAGTATTACAAACTGCACATCCTTGGAGCAAATTGGCCTGAGTTCAAACAATCTTACTG GGAACATTCCATCTAATATTGGAAATTTAGCTTTCCTTCAAATCTTCATTGCATATTCCAATACTTTAGAAGGTCCAATACCTGAATCCATAGGGAAGTTGACAGCATTGACTCTTTTAGATCTTAGTGGAAATCAGTTATCTGGAATGATTCCTCCCAGCATAGGGAACTTGACAAGCCTACAAACATTTCAGCTCATGGAGAATCAACTGACCGGAAATATACCACCCGAAATTGCCCGCTGCAAAAATCTCACTACCCTCAGTTTGTACAGCAACAACATAAAAGGCAGCATCCCTCCAGAGTTGGGTAATTTATTGAACCTGCAAGCCCTAACACTACATAAAAATAAGTTAACTTCTATAATCCCAAAATCCTTAGCCAATTGCAAATATTTGACAATTTTAGACCTTTCATCAAATCAACTAAGCGGGATTATACCTCCTGAGATTGGATCTCTGCCATTATTAGAAGTATTGTATTTGCAGGTGAACAATTTGACAGGTCCAGTTCCTTCTTCTTTGACCAACCTGACAAACTTACAACTATTCTCAGCAAGTGTGAATTCTCTAACAGGAATAATACCATCTGACATTGGTAAACTATCCAACTTGAAGAACATTAGCCTGAGCAACAATCTATTGAGTGGCCCGATCCCTAGTAGCATTACCAATTGTTCAAACCTACTTTCTGCAAGCTTATCTTATAACATGTTAACTGGGAAAATTCCAGAAGGTTTAGGGAGGTTGTTGAACATCACATTTTTTTCCATTGGAAACAATTTCATATCTGGAGATATTCCTGATGACCTCTTCGATTGCTTCAACCTTGAAACCTTAGATTTAGCCAGTAACAATTTAAGCGGGACTCTGAAACCAAGAGTTGGTAAAATGAACAAGTTAAGAAAGTTGCAACTTTTTCAGAATTCATTTACTGGGCAAATCCCACCAGAGATAGGTAACTTAACCATGGTAATCAGCTTAAGACTCCACACAAACAGGTTCGCAGGCCGAGTTCCTGCCGAACTCTCTAAGCTGTCTCTCCTTCAAGCCCTTTCATTGAATGATAATGCACTAGAGGATGAAATTCCGCAAGAGCTTTTTCGACTGAAACAACTCAACATTCTGAAGTTGCAAAATAATCAGTTCAGAGGTCAGATTGCTGAGTCTTACTCTGAAATGAAGCTTCTTTCAGCTTTGGACCTAAGCGGAAACAATTTCAATGGGTCCATCCCAAGAGAAGTATTTGAACAAAGCCAGCTGACATCACTAGATCTCTCCCGCAACAATTTCACAGGGTCAATTATTGCAAGCATGAGAAGCTCTCTAATGTACCTGAACCTATCACACAATTCCCTGTCAGAAACAATTCCTCAAGATATTGGGACACTGCAGATGGCAGAAGTTATCGACATCTCAAACAACGATTTATCAGGAAAAATCCCAGCCTCACTTAAGAGTTGCAGGAACTTGCTTGTACTTGATATGTCGAGAAACAAGCTGTCTGGCCCCCTTGGAGAAGTATTCTCTGATATGGAGTTCCTCACAAACTTGAACCTGTCACAAAACCAAATCAATGGTAAGATTCCAACTAGTTTGTCGAATCTAAAACATCTGAGTGCACTCAATCTTTCTTGGAACCACCTAGAAGGTGAAATCCCTGAGAAATTCAATGCTCTCTCCAGCTTGAAACATCTGAATTTATCTTACAATCAACTTGAAGGCCCTGTTCCACAATCTGGTATATTTAAGAACCTGCCAGCATCTAGCTTAACAGGAAACAAAGGTCTGTGTGGAACCAAATTTTTTGCTTCGTGTACTGAGAGGAGCCATGGGAAATCTAGGCAGAGTTTGTCAAGGAAAGCACGGCTGATTATGATACCTCTAGTTTGTACTTCAGCACTGCTTCTTTTTGTACTCGGAATCATGTCTTACAAACAATGCCAAAAGAAGAAAGAACTGAAAGAACGTGAGGTTTGTAGGGCGGATTACACTGCACCTTTAATCCTTCAGAGGTTTGATCCAAAAGATATAGAAACAGCAACTGATTTCTTTAGCCAACAGAACATCATCGGCAGCAGCAGTTTAAGCACCGTGTACAAGGGCAGATTGGAAGATGGACAGATTGTAGCCATAAAGAAGTTGAACTTGCAGCAATTTGCAGAAGAATTTGACAAGTACTTTTACAGAGAAGCAAAGATTCTAAGTCAGCTGAGGCACAGAAACTTGGTCAAAGTTATTGGTTATGCTTGGGAAAGCAGGAAATTGAAGGCTCTGGTTCTTGAATACATGGAGCAAGGAAATTTAGAACAGATCATCCATGATCCTTCAGTAGATCGCTCAATATGGACACTATCAACGAGAATTGATGTTTGTATCTCAATTGCCGAGGCAATAGCTTATTTGCATTCAGGTTATGACTTTCCCATTATTCACTGTGACTTGAAGCCTTCAAACATTCTCTTGGATGGAGACTGGCAAGCCCATGTTGGTGACTTCGGGATGGCCCGGATGCTAGGTGTTCATCTCGACAATGGTGGCAGTGTTTCTTCTGCATCGGCATTTGAAGGCACAATAGGTTACATGGCACCAG AATTTGCATATATGAGGACTGTCACCACCAAAGTTGATATATTCAGCTTGGGTGTAATAATCATGGAGTACCTCACTGCCAAAAGGCCAACGAGTCTAGCAGAAGAGGATGGATTACCAGTCACCTTGAACCACATTGTAGAAAGGGCAATTCTACAGGACAAACTACTTCAGGTTATAGACCCAGCACTACTCTCAAGTATTACTAGGGATCAAGAAAAGGCAGCAAAAGAGCTTTTCAAACTAGCCCTGATTTGCACCTCGTCAGCTCCTGAACAAAGGCCTGATATAAAATATCTGCTGACGTCTCTCAAAAAGCTAAACGTGCAGCAGGCTCGCCGAAATtga